A window from Theobroma cacao cultivar B97-61/B2 chromosome 3, Criollo_cocoa_genome_V2, whole genome shotgun sequence encodes these proteins:
- the LOC108661122 gene encoding uncharacterized protein LOC108661122, with translation MAPNRLTLQNLEKKPTKSFKEYAQRWRNMASQVQPPLTEKETTVMFVNTLRAPYYKRLIGSATKNFADMVISREMIETAIKQGKIEGGDVAHMKKGRTFKKKEREAQAITLGQPQGGSYNPYQPYPPYPYVNNASQSPYLYPPMPNAFSNLYPYAPIQRIPYPKNIHPPTSTPVTASTTQQTTPSNNHTAGESRRWRNKHEKVQFDPIPIPYAELFTQLVANHLVAPLYIEPLKPPFPRWYDAFAHCDYHYGIKGHSIENCTAFKYKVQGLIKVGILNFEKKPKQNVNNNPLPNHAGEGVNAIEGEVYVKRNSREVETPMDKVFKALVKTDMLEVWPKCPHVNDSRDIQGPYCLYHKGCMGHLIQDCSSFQKKVQRMMDESRIEFYMEASRPAVNMMAKDSTHPTKIKPVTIFYEPRTESVEDRTHAKTTIEVPKPFPYKNDKVVPWNYNCNV, from the coding sequence ATGGCTCCGAATCGCCTTACTTTACAAAACTTGGAGAAGAAACCCACTAAAAGCTTCAAAGAATATGCTCAAAGATGGAGGAACATGGCTTCTCAAGTTCAGCCACCATTGACTGAGAAAGAGACCACAGTGATGTTCGTTAACACCTTGCGAGCCCCTTACTATAAACGGTTGATCGGTAGTGCCACAAAGAACTTCGCTGATATGGtgatttcaagagaaatgatAGAGACTGCCATCAAGCAAGGGAAGATAGAAGGAGGTGATGTGGCACACATGAAAAAAGGGAgaacttttaagaaaaaggaaagagaagcCCAAGCCATCACTTTGGGACAACCCCAAGGAGGAAGCTACAACCCTTATCAACCATATCCACCATACCCCTATGTGAATAACGCTTCACAAAGCCCATACCTATATCCACCCATGCCAAATGCCTTTTCTAACCTGTACCCATATGCTCCCATCCAACGGATACCTTACCCCAAAAATATCCACCCACCTACTTCCACACCCGTTACAGCTTCAACCACACAACAAACAACACCTTCAAACAACCATACTGCCGGTGAATCAAGACGATGGCGAAACAAGCACGAAAAAGTGCAGTTTGACCCAATCCCAATCCCATATGCTGAACTCTTCACTCAGTTAGTTGCAAACCATTTGGTGGCACCTTTATACATAGAGCCATTAAAACCTCCATTCCCGAGATGGTATGACGCTTTCGCCCATTGTGATTATCATTATGGAATCAAAGGTCACTCAATCGAGAATTGTACAGCATTCAAATATAAGGTGCAAGGGTTGATCAAGGTAGGaatcttgaattttgaaaagaagccaaaacagaatgttaaCAACAACCCACTGCCAAATCATGCTGGGGAAGGGGTAAATGCAATCGAAGGGGAGGTGTATGTTAAAAGGAATAGTCGAGAAGTGGAAACCCCCATGGAtaaagtatttaaagccttgGTAAAGACCGATATGCTCGAGGTTTGGCCAAAATGTCCTCATGTGAATGACTCGAGAGATATCCAAGGACCATACTGCTTATATCACAAGGGATGTATGGGGCATTTAATTCAAGATTGTAGTTCTTTTCAGAAGAAAGTGCAAAGGATGATGGACGAATCAAGGATTGAATTCTACATGGAAGCCTCAAGGCCAGCAGTAAACATGATGGCCAAAGATTCCACTCACCCAACGAAGATAAAACCTGTAACCATTTTCTATGAACCAAGAACAGAGTCTGTGGAAGACAGAACCCATGCCAAAACAACCATCGAAGTCCCTAAACCTTTCCCCTACAAAAATGATAAAGTTGTCCCATGGAACTACAATTGCAATGTATAA